From the Oleiphilus messinensis genome, one window contains:
- the hisH gene encoding imidazole glycerol phosphate synthase subunit HisH, with protein MNTIAVIDYGMGNLHSVSKALEHVAPDARVLVTADPKTVLDADRVLLPGVGAIRDCMAEIRRLGFDDLVRTAAKDRPFLGICVGMQALMSHSEENNGVDCLGLFPEKVRYFGEPLIGNPELGEAPVKLKVPHMGWNQVSQDQDHPLWHGIPDQSRFYFVHSYYAEPAADGSVYGSANYGKKLAAAVGRDNVFAVQFHPEKSHEAGLQLLKNFAHWSGNL; from the coding sequence ATGAATACTATTGCCGTAATTGACTATGGGATGGGCAATTTGCACTCGGTATCCAAGGCATTAGAGCATGTGGCGCCTGATGCTCGGGTTTTGGTGACCGCTGATCCAAAAACAGTGCTGGATGCAGATCGTGTATTATTACCGGGTGTTGGTGCGATCCGTGATTGTATGGCCGAAATTCGAAGGCTCGGATTTGATGATCTGGTTCGTACCGCAGCAAAGGATCGACCTTTTCTCGGAATCTGTGTCGGGATGCAGGCGCTGATGTCCCATAGTGAGGAAAACAATGGCGTTGACTGTCTTGGCTTGTTCCCGGAAAAAGTACGCTATTTTGGTGAGCCATTAATCGGTAATCCTGAGTTGGGTGAAGCTCCTGTGAAACTGAAAGTGCCACATATGGGGTGGAATCAGGTGAGCCAGGATCAGGATCATCCTTTGTGGCATGGGATACCGGATCAGAGCCGCTTTTATTTTGTGCACAGTTATTATGCAGAGCCCGCTGCTGATGGTTCGGTTTATGGTTCCGCAAATTATGGTAAGAAGCTTGCCGCTGCGGTCGGTCGGGACAATGTCTTTGCCGTCCAGTTCCACCCGGAAAAGAGTCATGAGGCCGGGTTACAGCTGCTGAAAAACTTTGCTCACTGGAGCGGTAACCTCTGA